Proteins encoded by one window of Culicoides brevitarsis isolate CSIRO-B50_1 chromosome 2, AGI_CSIRO_Cbre_v1, whole genome shotgun sequence:
- the LOC134829354 gene encoding protoheme IX farnesyltransferase, mitochondrial — MLNCFKITQLCSNRTTVLTRIVPLRKYVQKISPREAAVAQTLPNTEEDVIPPKTTLDGADPSIALMTSRNFKPTVTLLVENPPAINKVPVFNPDDVTISQKPLKPVKGAEMAWRVHPATEQNKLKQYMMLSKIRLTSLVVITSMAGYAVAPAAFDPTTFVMCSVGTGLLSGAANSINQFFEVPFDAQMSRTKNRVLVKGYLTPLHAVGFATVAGATGISLLYYGCNGLTAALGATNLVLYTMIYTPMKRYSILNTWVGSIVGAIPPMMGWAACAGQLGGGAWIMAGLLYAWQFPHFNALSWNLRPDYSRAGYRMMAVTDPALCRRVALRYTVAITGLSLLAPVLDVTNQWFALETLPLNCYFTYLAWKFYQKSDSGSSRKLFRFSLLHLPLLMVLFLVNKKRWIFSENKAVTPEAIAATAITAEITKKSDVDIFPDILLQKQKL; from the exons ATGTTAAACTGTTTCAAAATCACACAATTATGCAGTAATCGAACCACAGTATTGACACGAATCGTTCCACTGCGAAAG tatgtacaaaaaatatcgcCTCGCGAGGCTGCCGTTGCCCAAACGTTACCCAACACGGAAGAAGATGTAATTCCACCAAAAACGACACTCGATGGCGCAGATCCCTCTATCGCGCTCATGACATCGCGCAACTTCAAGCCGACTGTAACGTTGCTGGTTGAAAACCCGCCCGCGATTAACAAAGTGCCAGTATTCAATCCGGATGACGTCACGATCTCACAAAAACCCTTAAAGCCCGTGAAAGGTGCGGAAATGGCATGGCGCGTTCATCCAGCGAcggaacaaaataaattgaagcaATACATGATGTTGTCGAAAATTCGTTTGACGTCACTCGTCGTGATTACTTCGATGGCTGGATATGCCGTCGCACCGGCAGCGTTTGATCCAACGACTTTTGTGATGTGTTCCGTGGGCACGGGACTTCTTTCGGGCGCCgcaaattcaataaatcaGTTTTTTGAGGTGCCCTTCGATGCGCAAATGTCTCGTACGAAGAACCGGGTGCTCGTTAAGGGATATTTGACGCCGTTGCATGCCGTTGGGTTTGCGACAGTAGCTGGTGCCACGGGAATTAGTCTCCTGTATTACGGTTGCAATGGACTGACAGCGGCTCTGGGGGCGACGAATTTGGTGCTTTATACGATGATTTATACGCCCATGAAGCGGTACAGCATCCTGAATACGTGGGTCGGATCTATCGTGGGAGCGATTCCGCCGATGATGGGATGGGCAGCATGTGCTGGGCAACTTGGCGGCGGTGCGTGGATCATGGCAGGACTCCTTTATGCATGGCAGTTTCCGCATTTTAATGCGTTATCGTGGAATTTGAGACCGGATTACTCGAGAGCCGGATATCGCATGATGGCAGTTACGGATCCCGCGTTATGTCGTCGCGTCGCCTTACGTTATACAGTCGCGATTACGGGATTATCGCTCTTAGCACCTGTTTTAGATGTCACAAATCAATGGTTTGCATTGGAAACGCTACCACTTAATTGCTATTTCACGTATTTAG catggaAATTCTACCAAAAATCCGACAGCGGCAGTTCGAGAAAACTTTTCAGATTTTCGTTATTGCATCTCCCGTTACTGATGGTGCTATTTTTGGTCAACAAGAAACGTTGGATATTCAGTGAAAATAAAGCTGTTACTCCAGAAGCCATCGCTGCAACGGCAATCACGGcagaaataacgaaaaaatcgGATGTGGATATTTTTCCAGATATTCTtctgcaaaaacaaaaactataa
- the LOC134829615 gene encoding structural maintenance of chromosomes protein 4 yields the protein MPPKAPPEEQPMDVDEDDFSEDEEGGRRVAGIYIPPPIKPYCSTESKGPRLMITKMVCEDFKSYADTVTLGPFHHQFSAVIGPNGSGKSNVIDAMLFVFGYRAQKIRSKKISVLLHKSSKKPNVKQCKVEVHFTEIIDKPDGTFEKVPNTEFVVARLGYDNNGSDYLLNGRKTSFKEVAKMLKGYGIDLDHNRFLILQGEVESIAMMKSKAQTPTECGLLEYLEDIIGTTRYKKPLQLINERVEELNEKRTEKHNRCKMAEREMKDLEKPMKEAVEHLKLENSFFRTQNLQIQKYLQETKQHIKEAEDTKTGLDEELTTHDAQYTEFINERKEKEKIIEENTKKKESLTKRKEDMETALKAADRKYTQTQESMVAANKRRKTLKTQLEKEKEKLEELKKVPEKNEKEITESEKKIEKLTKQKSELDAQLEENLAKFKEETVELQQQKEEISTKLIELKKKSDADKAALVVKEQELKVVTSGRTTEIRKYETLKNSLEDSKKSLEEKKERIVAAKKEFTEAKTTLDDITQKCQSHQRQEQELTERVRVLRSKIEQNNQEMQAKHTHGKVLDFLMAQKKKGTLPGVIGRLGDLGGIDAKYDVAISNACGKLDNILVDTVDTAQACIEALRKHNVGSGTFIALDKMQKFQENVRRKIQTPENVPRLFDLVKVEDESVLPAFYFALRDTVVANDLDQGTRIAYGAKRWRVVSLQGGVIETSGTMTGGGRSVLRGKMGQKVQTKTKLSTPKSNKELEGWMVEAERLQNQVNELQREQGEWEAQIRPLQQTVTQRDNEIRQLENAIRTFTNQLPKVEEQVKRQEEIVKNTHSDENAVKVLEKEIAALRAAFDKSLKATNELQAEVTAIDQQINDINNKKVKGLRTKIKDLKTQIDKLTSNVSKLRAELDANERNIQKAEERIENCQTEIATAETDLRQYDAVRKECVEDKEQIEEKLKEISEELSTTDSGFGDLKKEIAALQKKENEGRMKRLEIEQKLEAVNDQIKDFKRAIPHWENKLKPLKLHKIPNEDEPEPFKQYTEEELNGYAMADIQYQYTSQEEQLSKSKPNFSVIDEFNSKRGTYLDRVRDLEDVTAKRNEMRQTYDDVRKLRFSEFMAGFNIITKKLKEMYRMITLGGDAELELVDSMDPFNEGIVFSVRPPKKSWKSISNLSGGEKTLSSLALVFALHYYKPSPLYVMDEIDAALDFKNVSIVANYIKDRTKNAQFIIISLRANMFELSDYLVGICKYEDCTKSCTVKNIPPPRPTQPMTLTQSSQIVNADLAFNSLRDTLSQRPSTTQSEVSNKSVEEEEKEAELDESGLNSTVIENPTVSEKTLQEIDESVTKMDESVVEETIVNESSVVNETSVTEESVAMETD from the exons atgccTCCAAAGGCTCCGCCAGAAGAGCAACCCATGGACGTCGACGAAGACGACTTTTCCGAAGATGAAGAAG GAGGACGTCGCGTTGCTGGAATCTACATTCCGCCCCCAATTAAGCCCTATTGCAGCACCGAGAGCAAAGGACCTCGCCTGATGATCACAAAAATGGTTTGCGAAGATTTCAAGTCGTACGCCGACACCGTCACTCTTGGACCTTTTCATCAT caATTCTCCGCTGTTATCGGTCCCAATGGCAGTGGCAAAAGTAACGTAATCGACGCAATGCTGTTCGTGTTTGGATATCGCGCGCAGAAAAttcgttcgaaaaaaatctccGTTTTGCTGCACAAATCCTCGAAAAAGCCAAATGTCAAGCAGTGCAAAGTCGAAGTGCATTTCACGGAAATTATTGACAAGCCCGACGGTACATTTGAAAAAGTTCCCAACACGGAATTCGTCGTCGCTCGTTTGGGTTACGACAATAACGGCTCCGATTACTTGCTGAACGGGCGAAAGACGTCATTTAAAGAGGTCGCCAAGATGCTAAAAGGCTACGGGATTGATTTGGATCACAATCGTTTCCTAATTTTGCAAGGAGAAGTCGAATCGATCGCCATGATGAAGTCGAAAGCGCAAACCCCGACGGAATGTGGCTTGCTCGAGTACTTGGAAGACATTATCGGCACGACGCGCTACAAAAAACCCCTGCAACTCATCAATGAACGCGTCGAGGAGCTCAACGAGAAACGCACGGAGAAACATAATCGCTGCAAAATGGCGGAACGCGAAATGAAAGACTTGGAAAAGCCCATGAAGGAAGCTGTGGAGCATCTGAAACTCGAAAATAGCTTTTTCCGCAcacaaaatttgcaaattcaaaaatatttgcaggAAACGAAGCAACACATCAAGGAGGCGGAAGACACAAAAACCGGTCTTGACGAGGAATTGACGACGCATGACGCGCAATACACCGAATTCATTAACGAACGCaaggaaaaggaaaaaatcatcgaagaaaacacaaaaaagaaggaaagtTTGACGAAACGAAAGGAAGACATGGAAACTGCCCTTAAAGCAGCTGACCGAAAATACACCCAGACCCAAGAATCGATGGTTGCCGCCAACAAACGTCGAAAAACGCTAAAAACGCAGCtagaaaaggaaaaagaaaaattggagGAGCTCAAAAAGGTCCCGgaaaagaacgaaaaagaaATCACGgaaagcgagaaaaaaattgaaaaactcacGAAACAAAAATCCGAGCTAGATGCCCAATTAGAGGAAAATCTCGCGAAATTCAAAGAAGAAACGGTCGAACTTCAACAacaaaaggaagaaatttcCACCAAACTCAtcgaattgaagaaaaaaagtgacgcCGACAAAGCTGCTCTCGTCGTAAAGGAACAAGAGCTCAAAGTCGTCACTTCCGGTCGAACAACGGAAATCCGAAAATAcgaaacgttaaaaaattcccTCGAAGACTCCAAGAAATCGCTTGAGGAGAAAAAAGAACGAATTGTGGCGGCGAAAAAAGAGTTTACGGAAGCCAAGACGACCTTGGATGACATTACGCAAAAATGTCAGTCGCATCAACGGCAGGAACAAGAACTGACAGAACGAGTTAGAGTGCTTCGCAgtaaaattgagcaaaataaCCAAGAAATGCAGGCGAAACACACGCACGGGaaagttttggattttttgatggcTCAAAAGAAGAAAGGAACGTTGCCAGGAGTTATTGGACGACTTGGAGATTTGGGAGGAATTGACGCCAAATACGATGTTGCCATCTCCAATGCATGCGGAAAGTTGGATAATATTTTGGTAGATACAGTTGACACGGCCCAAGCATGTATTGAAGCACTGCGGAAGCATAACGTTGGCAGTGGGACGTTCATTGCGTTGGATAAGATGCAAAAGTTTCAAGAAAATGTTCGGAGGAAGATTCAAAC gccAGAAAACGTTCCTCGCTTGTTCGACTTGGTCAAGGTCGAAGACGAATCAGTCTTGCCAGCGTTTTATTTCGCGCTTCGTGACACTGTCGTGGCTAATGACTTGGATCAAGGTACTCGTATTGCGTATGGAGCGAAACGTTGGCGTGTGGTTTCCTTGCAGGGAGGCGTTATTGAGACTTCGGGTACAATGACAGGCGGAGGTCGGTCCGTGTTGCGCGgaaaaatgggacaaaaagtacAAACAAAGACGAAATTGTCGACGCCGAAATCGAATAAGGAGTTGGAAGGATggatg gtcgaAGCCGAACGCCTCCAAAACCAAGTAAACGAACTGCAACGCGAACAAGGCGAATGGGAAGCTCAAATCCGCCCGCTTCAACAAACCGTCACCCAACGCGACAACGAAATCCGTCAACTCGAAAACGCCATCCGTACCTTCACCAACCAACTCCCGAAGGTAGAAGAGCAAGTAAAGCGCCAAGAAGAGATTGTCAAAAACACCCATTCCGACGAAAATGCCGTCAAAGTCCTCGAAAAAGAAATCGCCGCATTACGAGCTGCTTTTGACAAATCCTTAAAAGCCACGAACGAACTTCAAGCTGAAGTCACCGCCATCGACCAACAAATCAAcgacatcaacaacaaaaaagtcaaaggCTTGCGGACAAAAATCAAGGACTTAAAGACGCAAATCGACAAATTAACGAGCAACGTGAGCAAATTACGCGCCGAACTGGATGCAAACGAGCGAAACATCCAAAAAGCCGAGGAACGAATCGAAAACTGTCAAACCGAGATCGCGACAGCGGAAACGGACTTGCGACAATATGACGCCGTTCGCAAGGAATGTGTCGAAGACAAGGAACAAATTGAGGAaaagttgaaagaaatttcCGAGGAGCTCAGTACGACAGATTCTGGTTTCGgtgacttgaaaaaagaaattgcgGCGTtgcaaaagaaagaaaatgagGGAAGGATGAAAAGATTGGAGATTGAACAGAAATTGGAAGCGGTGAACGATCAAATTAAGGATTTCAAACGAGCCATTCCGCATTGGGAGAACAAATTAAAGCCACTAAAGTTGCATAAAATCCCGAACGAAGACGAGCCGGAGCCTTTTAAGCAATATACGGAAGAAGAGCTCAACGGATATGCCATGGCGGACATCCAATATCAATATACGTCGCAAGAAGAGCAACTTTCCAAGTCAAAACCCAACTTTTCGGTCATCGACGAGTTCAACTCCAAACGTGGCACGTATCTGGATCGCGTTCGAGACTTGGAAGACGTCACAGCGAAACGTAACGAAATGCGTCAAACGTACGATGACGTccgaaaattaagatttagcGAATTTATGGCTGGTTTCAACATAATTACGAAGAAATTGAAGGAAATGTACCGCATGATCACGTTGGGCGGCGATGCCGAACTCGAACTTGTGGACAGCATGGATCCGTTTAACGAGGGAATCGTTTTTAGTGTTCGTCCCCCCAAGAAATCGTGGAAAAGTATCTCGAATTTGTCAGGCGGAGAGAAAACTTTGTCGTCTCTGGCACTCGTATTCGCCTTGCATTACTACAAACCATCCCCACTTTACGTCATGGACGAGATTGATGCCGCTTTGGATTTCAAAAATGTCTCCATCGTTGCGAATTACATCAAAGATCGCACGAAAAACGCccaatttatcattatttcgcTGCGTGCCAACATGTTCGAACTTTCGGATTATCTCGTGGGCATTTGTAAATATGAGGATTGCACGAAATCTTGCACCGTGAAGAATATTCCGCCGCCAAGACCGACACAACCGATGACCTTGACGCAATCCAGTCAAATTGTGAATGCGGATTTGGCGTTTAATTCGTTACGGGATACTTTGTC